The nucleotide window TCCTGCTGGTCCGGACAAGGCGAAGCGGCAGATAACACAGGAGAATGACATAAACCAGAGGCACAACAAGCTCTTCCCAGAACGAGCCGAGCTCCTGGCAGGGTGTAAGAGAGAGCATATCACCCTTTGCCGAGTTCAATGCTGCAACCGAGCGGCGGAGAGCATCCGGTTCATGCTTTGTATCGGCATCGGTAAAGAGCAGCAGTTCACCTTTTGCCTGACGGCTGAGCTGAAGGCAGGCCCAGGCTTTGCCATGCCATCCATCCGGAAGCAGCTCACCTTTCAGCACCCTCAGCCGTCCGCCGGACTCATCGAGAAGCGTTTGCAACAGTTGAGGAGTCGCATCAGTTGAACTGTCATCGAGCACCAGAATTTCAAAGGCAGCGTAGTCCTGCATCAACAGGGAGCGCACACAGCGTTCTATATTAAGTGCCTCATTCCTTGCCGGCACAAGTACCGAGACAAGCGGGCCTTTACAAGAGGGATTTGCGGGCATTGCCCGGAGATCGATCAGGTTCCTCAGCAGGATCGAAAAAAAAGCCAGCAGTGACAAGAGTACTGCAATCTGATAGATGAGCATGGGCGTTAAAAAAGGCCGCCCTTACGGGCAGCCTGAAAGTTCATGATGCGTTCAAAGCCTTTCAATCGATCAGTTTATTGATATTGTACTCAAAAATACCCTCGGCACCGGCTCTTTTCAGCTCAGGAATAAGCTTGCGGACGATTTTATCAGTTACAATAACTTCAAGTGCAACCCACTGCTCTTCAGCAAGATGCGATACAGTCGGCTGGCGCAGGGCAGGAATAATGGCTATAATCTTGTCGAGCGCTGATTTCGGCGCATTCATTTTCAGGCCGACCTTGCCCTGTGCATTAATTGCTCCCTGAAGCATCAGCGCCATACTCTCAATCTTTTCGCGCTTCCACGGATCGTTCCATGAGCTCTTGTTGGCGATCAGTTTGGTATTGGATTCAAGAATCGTGTCGACAATCCTCAGCTTGTTGGCCCTGAGTGAAGAGCCTGTTTCGGTCACTTCAACAATAGCATCGGCAAGATCGGGAGGCTTGACTTCGGTAGCTCCCCAGCTGAACTCCACCGAGGCCGTGACACCGTTACTTGCAAGATATTTTTTGGTGATATTGACCACTTCAGTAGCGATATGCTTGCCTTCAAGGTCTTTGACCGACTTGATCGGCGAGTTTTCAGGCACAGCAAGCACCCAGCGGACCGGACGCATGGAGGCTTTTGAATAGACAAGATCTGCCACCTCAACAACATCGGCATCCGTTTCAATGATCCAGTCCCTGCCGGTAAGCCCTACATCAAAGGCGCCGAGTTCAACATAGTGGGCCATCTCCTGCGCCCTTATAAGAATGGCTTCCAGCTCATCATCATCTATAGAGGGGAAATAGGATCGGCTTTGGACTGAAAAATGAAACCCTGCATGTGCAAAAAGATCGATTGTCGAATCCTGGAGACTTCCCTTCGGCAAACCAAGCTTGAGCACCTTGTCTGTATTACTCATGGTAGATACTGTCTATGATATTAACTGTTAATGTTCTGTAACTCTTTAAGATGAAATACACCATCCATGAAAACTCCATAGGGAGTACCGCCCTCAATCCACGATCCGAGATTGACATATATTTTCCGGCCTCCGGCCAGTTCCGTAATCCCCTTTACATGGTTGTGACCGCATAAAAAGTAGTCAAACTCTTTTTCAGTGGCCAGCAGTTCGGCAAAGTTCAGTAACCGGTCATTTTCAAAAACACGGTTATCAGGCTTATGCTTCCGGCTGAGCTGTGAGAGCCTTTTCATCAGACCGATTGCCAGATCGGGCTGAAAACCGGAAAGCAGCGCAAGATTGAAGCGGTTCCTGACAAGACGGGCAAACAGTTTGTAACCGAGATCCCCTTTTCCCAGTCCGTCACCATGGGCTATAACAAATCTGCTCCCGTCAATCTGAAGCTCATGCATACCATAGAGCGTCCGGATGCCAAGCTCATCATCAAAGTACCGCCCGAGAAAAAAGTCGTGATTGCCGGCAACATAAACGACCTCTATGTTGCTGCGAACAAGATCAGACAATAAACAAAATAATCTGGTAAATCCCTTTGGAATGACATGGCGGAACTCCAGCCAGTAATCAAAAATATCGCCAAGCATATAAAGCGAACGACCTTCTGCCTTGATGATGGCAAAAAGTCGTTCGAGGTTGTCAAGCTTGAGCTGCTCGGTTTTTTCATCCTGCAGCCCGGCATGAAAGTCGCTGATAAAATAGCTCGCCGGTCCTGTCGTCATGCGTTAATCCTGCTTTTACAAAAAACGGGCAGCAGCAATAACTGCAACCGGAATAGTCAGGTTATCGACCTCTTTGGGACTGACACCTTCAACAATAGTTGCGATAACTGCAATCAGTATAATTTTGTCCGTTGCTATGGATCCTGGCACGATAAGCTGCACAAAGAAAAGGCCTGCGGCAATACTTCCTACAAGAAAAGCAAGACTCCCTTCAACACTTTTATCGCTGAGTACCCGATATTTCAACCTGCCGAAGCGGGTGCCGATAATCGGAGCGAGACCATCTCCCCAACCGAGAACGGCCATGGCAAGAACCCCGGCCGGCTGTTTGTAGTAAACCGTTCCGCAGATCATGGCAACAACCACAAAATAGAGCGTTCCCTTGAGCAGCTCACGCTTGTCACCGGTTCGTGTCATGGTTTTTACCGCCTGGTCATCATCGGCAGCAAAGAGCCCTTTCTGGATCAAAAGCAGGGTCCAGACAGCAAAAACGGTAATATTCAGATAGTGTGACCAGTCCGTGTCAATAAAAAGGGGAAGAAACACAATAACTGATCCGGCACAGATGTGGGTGATTTTTCGGCTGATATCGCGCGGAAGAGCGTGGTTGGTTACGAAATAGTCCATCAGCGGCGGAACACTGAATACATAGACAAAGGTCATAAGGGTAACCAGTGCATTGTGCCATACCACCGGCAGCGAAAAAAAAGTAGACTGAAGAGTATCCATAGCACTATTATTTTTAACTATTACTATTGAAAACAGACAGCCCGATCATCACTGAAGAGTATCCTGCACGCTTTGTAAAAAACACAATCCAACCTTACAGGTATTTCATGCCGACCATACCGGCAACAAGAAGATTATTGATTAAAAACAGAATGTTGTTTGCCACCTGAAAGCGGAGAAACGCATTGTGTTCCTGAACATCACTCTTGCCGATTGCATTACCGAAACCGTCATCAACAGCCCCCTGCAGGAATGAGATTCCTCCCTTGGGATCACGCAGAAGCTGCACCTGAAGATAGAGATTGAGCACAAGACCGATAAAAACAAAAACCGTAGGGATCATAAACCCCTCTGAAAAAGAGAAGTAGGCAAGGACAGAGAAGACAAGATCAATAATGATAAAGGAGACCAGAAAGGTTTTTTTTGCACCAATCATGACCGTAAGCGACTTGAGACCGCCATCCTTATCTCCTTCGGCCGACTTGAAGTCGTTGAGAATAATCAATGCTACTGCCATAAAAAAGTTCAGGCTGGCGAGCAGAACAGCTTCAGGACGGATATCACCGAAGAGGGCATTTGCCGATAAAAAAGAGACAAAGCCATAGGAAAAACCGACGGCGGGTGCTGAGGTAAGAATATTTTTTTTCAGCTTAAGCGGAGGGGCTGAATAGATATAGGCTACAAAAAGTGCCGATAAAATGGACGCGATAATCACGATACCACGAACCCCGCCAATATGCAGACCGAGAAACAAGCCAAGACCGATGGCTGAGAGAAGAGCAATAATGCTGTTCCACAACCCCTCTTTTTCACTTAAACGGCCAGAGGGAATCGGGCGCGTTGGTTCATTGACCCTGTCAAGCTCAAGATCAAAACAGTCGTTGACCGACTGACTGAAACCGGTACCAAGAGGACCGAACATGAGAAAGATGGCAAAAAGGAGAAGATAGTCGTGAAGAGTCGGCTTCATGGCTCCTGAAGCCATGACACCTGCAGCAAGACAGGGAAATACACTGATCCAGGTAACAGGATCAAGGAGTTCAAGGTGTGCTCTAACTTTATCGGTAAAACCGAGTCTTGCGGGAACTGGCATACTATACTTCTCTCCGGAGCCCCGACGGGGGACTGTTAAATGATTGAGATCAAAGGGACAATTTACAAATACGGCTCAAGATAAAAAAGCCCTATTCCGACGGAAACCCCGACTCCCGTCGGGGCCTACCAACATTCCGCCCCTACAAGGCTTCAATCCGGAAACCATAATCGCTTCTCTCCTGTCCACTGAGTCCACTTCTGTCCACCATCTCTTCGTCCACTCCGTCCACTTTCTTCTATCTTGTCCTCGGCTTTCAATCCGGAATTCAACATCCAAAATCCATAATCTCTTCAATCCTCCTGACTCCTACCCCCTCTCAGCGGCGGGAGTCCCGGTCATTGTTGCTGATGTGGCCGACGTGATCAGCACGCTGACAAGATCACCCGGCTGATAGCCTTTTCGATCAAAAACAACCGCCCGGTTTGTATCCGTCCGGCCCATAAGCTGCGCCGCAGAGCGCCGGCTTTCAGATTCGGCAAGGACTTCAACCACCGAACCGATGGATTGCTGAAGCAGTTCACCGGAAATATCGTTCTGCAGATCAATGATCTCCTGCAACCTCCGCTTTTTGACCGCTTCGGGAACATCGTCCTCCAAAGTGCGGGCGGCGAGGGTGCCGGGCCGTGTGGAATAGAAAAACATATAGGCCGCATCAAACCGTATATCTGAAAGCAGTTTGA belongs to Candidatus Chlorobium masyuteum and includes:
- a CDS encoding glycosyltransferase; protein product: MLIYQIAVLLSLLAFFSILLRNLIDLRAMPANPSCKGPLVSVLVPARNEALNIERCVRSLLMQDYAAFEILVLDDSSTDATPQLLQTLLDESGGRLRVLKGELLPDGWHGKAWACLQLSRQAKGELLLFTDADTKHEPDALRRSVAALNSAKGDMLSLTPCQELGSFWEELVVPLVYVILLCYLPLRLVRTSRNPAFCFANGQFILVRREFYERINGHTAVRQALAEDIGLCREVKRAGGRVVAFNGFDAVSCRMYRSFGDIWEGFSKNLYASLGYSTPGLFLLMTLTAAFYIAPYLFFFYALITGKFTALLFWLPLTQIVVALLSRVIIARLFGQSIAMVFLNLLSQLILIAIAWNSFWIIQSGRGARWKGRNYNFS
- the hisG gene encoding ATP phosphoribosyltransferase codes for the protein MSNTDKVLKLGLPKGSLQDSTIDLFAHAGFHFSVQSRSYFPSIDDDELEAILIRAQEMAHYVELGAFDVGLTGRDWIIETDADVVEVADLVYSKASMRPVRWVLAVPENSPIKSVKDLEGKHIATEVVNITKKYLASNGVTASVEFSWGATEVKPPDLADAIVEVTETGSSLRANKLRIVDTILESNTKLIANKSSWNDPWKREKIESMALMLQGAINAQGKVGLKMNAPKSALDKIIAIIPALRQPTVSHLAEEQWVALEVIVTDKIVRKLIPELKRAGAEGIFEYNINKLID
- a CDS encoding UDP-2,3-diacylglucosamine diphosphatase — encoded protein: MTTGPASYFISDFHAGLQDEKTEQLKLDNLERLFAIIKAEGRSLYMLGDIFDYWLEFRHVIPKGFTRLFCLLSDLVRSNIEVVYVAGNHDFFLGRYFDDELGIRTLYGMHELQIDGSRFVIAHGDGLGKGDLGYKLFARLVRNRFNLALLSGFQPDLAIGLMKRLSQLSRKHKPDNRVFENDRLLNFAELLATEKEFDYFLCGHNHVKGITELAGGRKIYVNLGSWIEGGTPYGVFMDGVFHLKELQNINS
- a CDS encoding diacylglycerol/polyprenol kinase family protein, which codes for MDTLQSTFFSLPVVWHNALVTLMTFVYVFSVPPLMDYFVTNHALPRDISRKITHICAGSVIVFLPLFIDTDWSHYLNITVFAVWTLLLIQKGLFAADDDQAVKTMTRTGDKRELLKGTLYFVVVAMICGTVYYKQPAGVLAMAVLGWGDGLAPIIGTRFGRLKYRVLSDKSVEGSLAFLVGSIAAGLFFVQLIVPGSIATDKIILIAVIATIVEGVSPKEVDNLTIPVAVIAAARFL
- a CDS encoding UbiA family prenyltransferase; its protein translation is MPVPARLGFTDKVRAHLELLDPVTWISVFPCLAAGVMASGAMKPTLHDYLLLFAIFLMFGPLGTGFSQSVNDCFDLELDRVNEPTRPIPSGRLSEKEGLWNSIIALLSAIGLGLFLGLHIGGVRGIVIIASILSALFVAYIYSAPPLKLKKNILTSAPAVGFSYGFVSFLSANALFGDIRPEAVLLASLNFFMAVALIILNDFKSAEGDKDGGLKSLTVMIGAKKTFLVSFIIIDLVFSVLAYFSFSEGFMIPTVFVFIGLVLNLYLQVQLLRDPKGGISFLQGAVDDGFGNAIGKSDVQEHNAFLRFQVANNILFLINNLLVAGMVGMKYL